In a genomic window of Amycolatopsis japonica:
- a CDS encoding heme exporter protein CcmB: MTTPLRQAGAVARTELRIEGRAGETLWVIAPFGAVALLLVPLAVGADRPLLAQLGLGMYWVVVLLFGLLVTLRQSTTDSPEHLGMLRLAGVAPAARLAGRAVATTVVLLAFELLLLPALVVFYQPPMRGWAWLSAVLPVTAAGLAALGTLAGAVVRGLAGRGTLGPLLVCPLALPLLLGATEVIKTAAYGRIPWPWLLLLVTTTAIGWLGLLLSANACEENA; encoded by the coding sequence ATGACCACGCCGCTGCGGCAGGCCGGTGCCGTCGCGCGCACCGAGTTGCGGATCGAGGGCCGTGCCGGTGAGACGCTCTGGGTGATCGCGCCGTTCGGGGCGGTGGCGCTGTTGCTCGTACCATTGGCCGTCGGCGCCGACCGCCCGCTGCTCGCGCAGCTCGGCTTGGGGATGTACTGGGTCGTGGTGCTGCTCTTCGGCCTGCTCGTCACCCTGCGCCAGTCCACGACCGATTCGCCTGAACACCTGGGGATGCTGCGGCTGGCAGGAGTCGCCCCGGCGGCCCGGCTCGCGGGTCGCGCGGTCGCGACCACGGTCGTGCTGCTGGCCTTCGAGTTGCTGTTGCTGCCGGCCTTGGTCGTGTTCTACCAGCCGCCGATGCGCGGCTGGGCGTGGCTTTCGGCTGTCTTGCCCGTCACAGCCGCGGGACTGGCCGCGCTCGGCACCCTCGCCGGGGCCGTCGTCCGCGGCCTGGCCGGGCGCGGCACGCTCGGCCCGCTGCTGGTCTGCCCGCTCGCGCTTCCGCTGCTGCTCGGCGCCACGGAAGTGATCAAGACGGCCGCCTACGGACGGATTCCGTGGCCCTGGCTCCTGCTGTTGGTCACCACCACCGCGATCGGCTGGCTCGGTCTGCTGCTGAGCGCGAACGCCTGTGAGGAGAACGCATGA
- the ccsA gene encoding cytochrome c biogenesis protein CcsA has product MNPLGRRLPVATVVVLAAGLTGAVLAPPDRIQGEYQRLMYLHVPTAWTAYLCFVITFVASGLWLWRRKERFDRFAAASAEVGVLFTGLTIALGSWWGKPVWGVWWTWDPRLITTALMFFVYLGYLALRRATLDPVARARRAAVLGVVAFVQVPIVHLSVVWWRALHQPPTVLKPGDPSIDHRMLLVLLVNVLGFTLLAIALLRARTRLSSLEEDLATAQATADSRLAGLAVAAPRLEGPANDV; this is encoded by the coding sequence ATGAACCCGCTCGGACGACGACTGCCGGTCGCCACCGTCGTCGTGCTCGCCGCCGGGCTGACCGGCGCCGTCCTCGCGCCACCGGACCGAATCCAGGGTGAGTACCAGCGTCTGATGTACCTCCACGTTCCGACGGCGTGGACGGCCTACCTGTGCTTCGTGATCACCTTCGTGGCGAGCGGGCTGTGGTTGTGGCGGCGGAAGGAACGCTTCGACCGGTTCGCGGCCGCCAGCGCGGAGGTCGGTGTGCTGTTCACCGGTCTGACGATCGCACTGGGTTCCTGGTGGGGCAAACCTGTCTGGGGCGTGTGGTGGACCTGGGATCCCCGGCTGATCACGACCGCGCTGATGTTCTTCGTCTACCTCGGGTATCTCGCTCTCCGGCGCGCGACGCTCGACCCTGTCGCGCGGGCACGGCGCGCGGCCGTGCTCGGCGTCGTCGCGTTCGTGCAGGTACCCATCGTGCACCTGTCGGTGGTGTGGTGGCGGGCCCTGCACCAGCCACCGACCGTCCTGAAACCGGGCGACCCTTCCATCGACCATCGCATGCTGCTGGTGCTGCTGGTCAACGTGCTCGGGTTCACCCTACTCGCGATCGCCCTGCTGCGAGCCCGCACTCGCCTGTCCTCGCTGGAAGAGGACCTTGCTACCGCCCAAGCCACCGCGGACAGCCGGCTGGCCGGCCTCGCGGTGGCCGCACCA